From the Candidatus Babeliales bacterium genome, the window CTCAACATTTGATTCAATGTAAGGTAGTACTCCTTGATATATTTTATATTCACTATTTTCTTTTCCTTCAGGACCAATTTTTCCTTTTAATTCTTCTATATCTTCCTGTGTAAACTTAAGTGCAGCTAAATCTTTAAGTGAAAGTGGGCTTATTCCTTTAATAGATTTTTCTTTCAATGAAAAATCGGTTTCCATAGCTAAACCAATTGATTGCCAACTCAAAATCAATAAAAATAATAATTTTTTCATGAAACTCCAGTTTCAGAAATAGATTTACCGGTTCAATTGAATCTTGTGTCATGAAAACACAATATAAATACGCTAATTTTTTACTTACGCCAATACCAATAAGAAATTGCACCAATAATTGGTAGAGTTAATGCCACAGCCGTTTTTATAGGATTGTTTTTTATAACGTATGATAGTTTGGAATAATAAGACGTCTTTTTCCACAGCAAGTTAACAACTTCTTTATGCCCATTTCTTGAAGCTAAATCAAATGCCGTTCTGCCCCAAAAAATATCTTTACTATTTACATCAACACCATGATCAAGCAATAACTCGACCGCTTCTTTATGCCCATTTCTTGAAGCCTTATAAAGGGCTGTTTCGCCATAAACATCTTTAATATTTACGTCAATCTTATTATTTTTGAGGACATCTTCAATAGTCTTCTTAGCACCATATTGTGCCGCCATAAAAAAAAGTTGTTCGGTACTAATAACTTTTGGATTTTGAATATCAGCTTTATTTGAAAATAATTTTTTTATATTTTCACTTCCTAGATTATGGGCGAAATCATATGCAGTATAACCATAATTATTTGACGAATTGATATCATTTGATTTTTCTATCAGATATTCTGCCGTATCTACATTTCCATTAAGTACCGCATAGTGCAGAGGAGTCATACCAAAAAAGTTGGGCCTAACTTGCTTAGATGTAGGCACAAATTTTTCAAAAATTTGAGGCGTAGAATTCATAGCAGCTAACCGAATAAGCGTTTGTTCGCCATATTTCTTTTTTGCCTGATCAATAACGTTAGCATTATAGTTAACAAAATTATTATCACCTCTATTTAAGGCATTCAATAATGCCTCGACAGATTCACTTTGGAACTTGCTTGATTCAATAATAGGCGGCTGTTTTAAATCGGTTTCCATACCAAAAAAAATTGATTGCGAACTCAAAATTAATAAAAATAATAATTTTTTCATGAAACTCCATAAGTTATAAAAATTTTTAACAAATTTAATATTAATCATAAATCAAATCTCTTTTTCTATTATAAATAAATCGCAAAAAACTGCAACCGCTTACGCATAGTTTTCTATTTGAAACAACTATTGGTTTTTTATTTTCCAACACAGAATTCTCTGAAAACCGCATCCATACCTTTTTCAGAAATAGATTTACCGGTCAGTTCAGTCAGGCTTTCAAGCGCATCTTTTAAATGCAAAGAAAGCAATTCATATGCAATTGAATCTTGTGTCATGGAAAGAATGGTATGTAATTTGTTTTCAAGTTCAAGCAGCACATTAAAATGCCGTTGATTTAATAAAAATGGGGAATCTAATGCTGAGAACAAATCTTTTATTTTTTGTTTAATTTCTTTATGCAAAAGATCGATATTTAATTTAGTTTCGCTCGAAACAAACAAGGCATTATAACCATCAAAAGGATTTTCTGTTTTTGTTGGCAAATCAGTTTTATTGGCAACCAAAATAACTTTTTGATAATAAGTTTTTATTAAATCTTGATATACCGCTTGTTCTTCTTGTGTCAGTTCACGTGATTGATCATAAACAACAATAACAACATCTGCTTTTTTTGCCTCTTCGAATGAACGGCGAATGCCTTCTTTTTCTATAACATCATCAGTTTGACGCAAACCAGCAGTATCAACCAAGGTCCAATAATTACTATCAACATATAAACCTGCTTCAATAGTATCACGCGTAGTGCCTGCAATATCAGTTACAATAGCCCGCCGTTGATTTAACAATGCGTTGAATAATGAAGATTTGCCAGCATTTACTGATCCAATAATGGCAATGCGAATACCTTGCCGCAATTGTTGTTGCTGATTAAATGTTTTTTTTATTGCAGTAATATTTTCTAAAATGGTATTAATCATTTCTTTTATTTGGCCGCCAAATGCCATATCTTCTTCATCAATAAATTCAAAACTAGCTTCAGAAAGCGCTAAGCAATGTACCAATCTTTTTTCAATCGCAACTAACCATTGTGAAAAACTG encodes:
- a CDS encoding ankyrin repeat domain-containing protein; translation: MKKLLFLLILSSQSIFFGMETDLKQPPIIESSKFQSESVEALLNALNRGDNNFVNYNANVIDQAKKKYGEQTLIRLAAMNSTPQIFEKFVPTSKQVRPNFFGMTPLHYAVLNGNVDTAEYLIEKSNDINSSNNYGYTAYDFAHNLGSENIKKLFSNKADIQNPKVISTEQLFFMAAQYGAKKTIEDVLKNNKIDVNIKDVYGETALYKASRNGHKEAVELLLDHGVDVNSKDIFWGRTAFDLASRNGHKEVVNLLWKKTSYYSKLSYVIKNNPIKTAVALTLPIIGAISYWYWRK
- the mnmE gene encoding tRNA uridine-5-carboxymethylaminomethyl(34) synthesis GTPase MnmE; the encoded protein is MILARDNQAIVAQCTPKGSGAIALIRISGDNAFDVAAQIAQLASKKNLTTTDSHTIHYGSIIDDQKNIIDHVMFFLMRGPRTFTGQDTVEITCHNNQFIIERIIAQAITHGARHAGAGEFTKRSFLNGKIDLIQAEAINELISAATQLSLKQSLAQLDGSFSQWLVAIEKRLVHCLALSEASFEFIDEEDMAFGGQIKEMINTILENITAIKKTFNQQQQLRQGIRIAIIGSVNAGKSSLFNALLNQRRAIVTDIAGTTRDTIEAGLYVDSNYWTLVDTAGLRQTDDVIEKEGIRRSFEEAKKADVVIVVYDQSRELTQEEQAVYQDLIKTYYQKVILVANKTDLPTKTENPFDGYNALFVSSETKLNIDLLHKEIKQKIKDLFSALDSPFLLNQRHFNVLLELENKLHTILSMTQDSIAYELLSLHLKDALESLTELTGKSISEKGMDAVFREFCVGK